GTTCTTGAGGGGAACCTCCTGGCCACCCACCTTCCCTATGGCCCCCAGCAGCCCCTCTCCTCCGCTCGCCCTCGGCTTCCCAATGGATTGCACGCTGTAGTTACTTTGCTCTTCCTCTTTGTAACTGCGCCGCCGAATGTGTTGACGctctagaaataaaatgttacgtAACGGATAGACATGGATAGAAGATCGGTAACAGTTTCATGGGAAAAAAACGTGATCTCAGCCGGGACGAGGACCGAATGACGTTTAATCACTGATGCGCGTGAACGAGGCCACTGGTCCGAACCCAGCCACACCAACATGTGTTGGAATAATACGGGCTAATTGCTGAATCCTGCCCCGCTGGTGTGTGCGTCAGTAGTCTCTTCCCCCGTACACACTCCATGCAGGTGGAAATCCGTTAATGACGGACTCTTTCCTCCCAGATTCCTGTCGATTTTCCCCATGAGTGCTCCGGAGTGGTGCCGTGTGGCTCATGGCCGAGTATCTCCTACGTTGCGCTTCGTGCAGTATTGCGATCTGCGTGCGGCCATTACGTTGCTCGGTGTCCCACACAGACCTCCTTGTTCGCGGTGATGAACGGCTGCCTGTTTTCCGGCACTGAATGCCGTGCATTGTTACGGGAGGCAGAGCTGGATTCTGTGTCGCTGACGGTACCAGTGAAAGCACAAACCGCTCCAAACGTGGGCAGTGCGGTCATCCGATGGTCTTTGCCGTTATTGTCGGAGGGCTTggccttctctctctctgttcacGCTTCGGTGTCTGAGCGTCGTGGCGTTCCATGTGCTATGTGCAGAGGTATTAGGGCTCCGAAGGTTCCTATGTGCGGGGTAGTTAGTGTAAGTGGTCCAGTAAATACCCCTCTGCACCAGCGAGATCTCCCTTTTTTTGGATTCTCCCCCAGTTAGGATATTAAGTGTCAGGGAGAGTCTAAGGGACCACAAAGACCCACCAACGAAGGGTATTAAAGTATCTTCTAACATGCACTCTCTTCTTGCCCCCAAAAACACTTACCTGCCAATCACTTGCAAGAAAGCGCTGCCACCAACATCGAGAGGAGCGCTTCCTACGCACGTGGCCTTCTTAGAATGGGGGGTCAGAGAAAGAGGGCACCACAGGCTGGTTGCCACGTCTATAACGATCAGTCACCCCCATTGGTGCGCGATGGGCTTTGGTGGATCTTTAATCCAAGACGGATGATGTTAAAGAGCCGTTAATGACCATGTGCTTGTCTCGCGCACGGAACGTCTCTCGCTCGTCTTTAAGGAAATAAGTAGGTTTTTGCTGAATAAGGAACCTTGATTCTGTGAGAATGGGAACCTTTGGTAACATGTTTGCATTTGCAATTAATTGAGATATCTGCGTCATTGGTGGACATTCTTTATGGCTCATCTGTTCTATTAGTTATTCCGTTATATTTTTACCGTTACACGTGACCTGCCTATCCTTGGGGGCTGATAATTGAGATCATTGTATGGGATGGGAGGTAGCGTCACGTCTCAGCACAGGAACTAACCTTCACGGGTCCATCCAAAGGTAATGTTATTACCCCAGGGACAGTTAGATGGGGAAACATACCGCCGGTATCCAGTGAGTTTCCCTTATGGTCATCGTCACCGGTAAGCACCGTATTGCTGGATGTTCTTCTCAGACGGAGCCCATTAGGTCAGCTGGGTGCCGTAACTCCTTTACCTGCGAGGTCGTCCTCCGATTCCTTCACGAGATGtaattgtttattacagacacacacaagaaCTTATTAGGCGTTACTTACCATTCATACTTACAAGCAGGGTCTATGTGAAATTCACTAAGTGCGAGCCAATCAGAAGAGTAGGAGAGGACCCTGACAATAACCCCACGTTACAACCAGCAGAGCTTCTCCTGCTCTCCCAGCTCATGGAGACACTTTTTATTTTGGCATCttgccatttttgggggcaAATGTAAGACACGAGCACGCTTTATATGATGCGTTTCTGAGATATCACAAGGTCCCCTTTTGTCATCAACGACAGGAAAACTCTGCGGTTGCTCCATGTTAGAAATGTTAGAAAGCGCTTGTGACTTCCAGCCCGGCAGCATATTAAAGGAAGTCGGCGAGGAGAACGAGGGCCGTAACGCTGAGCTCCTTACTTACTGTAAGCGGAATACAGAATGCGggcgcatgtcttttttcagcctatataactatgtaatggAGAGATGGAGAGTAAAGATTGTATCACAGTTACCGAAAACGCTATACATTATTCCAGGGATGTCTCGCACGCGCTCAGTGTTATCGCGCAGCACGCACACTCTGGTCGCTGTGAGTTGCAGCCCAGGTGGCAGCTGGCCACCGGATGCAGTCTCTGCAGGGGATCAGGGAATGAGATATCGGCGATCAGCGGCCATAGGTTGAGGGTGTGTATGTGAGCTGTACCGGTTTCTTTTGGAAGTTTGAAAGGAGACTCCTCTCAGACATCCCATTTTAGCCCCATGTCGGCTTTTATTGCTCACGGACACGTTCAGTATAAAGCACTGGAAGATACCGGAGAGATTCTAACGCTTAATGTGATCACCTGATAAAAGAATGTTGTGTCCCATCTttgttaaaagagaaaaaaaagacatttttggaCCCCTATTAAGGAAAGTCAGACTCTGGGGCTCATCTTTAGTGCTCGCGATGACAATGCTTCCCTGATCTGACCCCCAGAGGAGGTGGGTTGGAGACACGCGATTTCTTCAGCAGGGCCCTCAAACCTCCAGTGGTTTAACAGAGTTGACCCGTTAGTTGTCCAGAGTTTTGGCCAAAGTGGACCCAACACATACGGCCTAGCAGGTCACCTGTGGCTGTGAGCTGGTGTAGCGGTAGCCGGTGAAATGAGATTGTATGTAAGCGATTTGTAGAAATATGTGAACATAAAGCTCAGCGGGAGGACGCCGTCCCGTCGGATTGCCGTGTCAGCTCCGAGGAGTTGGTGGCTCAGATTTTCACGTAAATGTGGCGGCCTCTTTGGCTACAGGCGTGGTTTATTGCATGGAGGTAGGCGAGTCTGCATGTTGGCAGGTCACGTATCAATCAGGCGTGATATTTGGGAGCGCAGATAATTACCGATTAGTCTACCCGATCATTAAAGAGGAACTCCTACCAGTTATTCTTCAcgttaaaaacacatttccaaaAACACTGGGctgtttcctttttaaaaaacagttctagtttttgccttTGTGTTAACAGTAGAATGGCTCGGTGTTAATCACGCAACTGGACCtcctgactaataaaagtctatggaggaaagtaCTTTGTTAGCATTTCCGGTGTTTGAGCAGTCAcaccaaatatcacatgatccaaATATTAGCAATggtggcctccaggtctgcagataaagggaaatTTGGAATTAGGCCAGcgacggggggggggcgattgtttatattattgtatacagtgctgggggttatattactgtatacagtgctgggggttatattactgtatacagtgctgggggttatattactgtatacagcgctgggggttatattactgtatacagtgctgggggttatattactgtatacagtgctggggggtttatattactgtatacagcgctgggggttatattactgtatacagcgctggggggttatattactgtatacagcactgggggttatattactgtatacagcgctggggttatattactgtatacagcgctgggggttatattactgtatacagcgctaggggttatattactgtatacagcgctgggggttatattactgtatacagcgctgggggttatattactgtatacagtgctggggggttatattactgtatatagcgctgggggttatattactgtatacagtgctggggggttatattactgtatacagcactgggggttatattactgtatacagcgctggggttatattactgtatacagtgctgggggttatattactgtatacagcgctggggggttatattactgtatacagcgctgggggttatattactgtatatagcgctgggggttatattactgtatacagtgctgggggttatattactgtatacagtgctgggggttatattactgtatacagtgctggggggtttatattactgtatacagcgctgggggttatattactgtatacagcgctggggggttatattactgtatacagcgctggggttatattactgtatacagcgctgggggttatattactgtatacagcgctaggggttatattactgtatacagcgctgggggttatattactgtatacagcgctgggggttatattactgtatacagtgctggggggttatattactgtatatagcgctgggggttatattactgtatacagtgctggggggttatattactgtatacagcactgggggttatattactgtatacagcgctggggttatattactgtatacagtgctgggggttatattactgtatacagcgctgggggttatattactgtatacagcgctggggggttatattactgtatacagcgctgggggttatattactgtatatagcgctgggggttatattactgtatacagtgctgggggttatattactgtatacagtgctgggggttatattactgtatacagcgctggggttatattactgtatacagtgctgggggttatattactgtatacagcactggggttatattactgtatacagtgctggggggttatattactgtatacagcgctgggggttatattactgtatacagcgctggggggttatattactgtatacagcgctgggggttatattactgtatatagcgctgggggttatattactgtatacagcgctgggggttatattactgtatacagtgctggggggtttatatatctgtatacagcgctgggggttatattactgtatacagcgctggggggttatattactgaatacagcgctgggggttatattactgtatacagcgctggggggttatattactgtatacagcgctgggagggttatattactatatacagcgctggggggttatattactgtatacagcgccggggggttatattactgtatacagcgctgggggttatattactgtatacagcgctgggggttatattactgtatacagcgctgggggggttatattactgtatacagcactgggggttatattactgtatacagcgctgggggttatattactgtatacagcgctgggggttatattactgtatacagcgctggggggttatattactgtatacagcgctgggggttatattactgtatacagtgctggggttatattactgtatacagcgctgggggggttatattactgtatacagcgctggggggttatattactgtatacagcgctgggggttatattactgtatacagcgctggggggttatattactgtatacagcgctgggggttatattactgtatacagcactgggggttatattactgtatacagcgctgggggttatattactgtatacagcgctgggggttatattactgtatacagcgctggggggttatattactgtatacagcgctgggggttatattactgtatacagtgctggggttatattactgtatacagcgctgggggggttatattactgtatacagtgctgggggttatattactgtatacagtgctgggggttatattactgtatacagcgctgggggttatattactgtatacagcgctgggggttatattactgtatacagcgctggggggttatattactgtatacagcgctgggggttatattactgtatacagcgatgggggttatattactgtatacagcgctggggggttatattactgtatacagcgctgggggttatattactgtatacagcgctgggggttatattactgtatacagtgctggggggtttatattactgtatacagtgctgggggttatattactgtatacagcgctggggggttatattactgtatacagtgctgggggttatattactgtatacagtgctgggggttatattactgtatacagcgctggggggttatgttactgtatacagtgctgggggttatattactgtatacagtgctgggggttatattactgtatacagcgatgggggggttatattactgtatacagcgctgggggttatattactgtatacagcgctggggggttatattactgtatacagcgctggggggttatattactgtatacagcgctgggggttatattactgtatacagcgctgggggttatattactgtatacagagctggggggttatattactgtatacagcgctgggggggttgtattactgtatacagtgctggggggttatattactgtatacagcgctgggggttatattactgtatacagcgctgggggttatattactgtatacagcgctgggggttatattactgtatatagcgctgggggttatattactgtatatagcgctgggggttatattactgtatacagcgctggggggttatattactgtatacagcgctggggggttatattactgtatacagtgctgggggttatattactgtatacagggctggggggttatattactgtatacagcgctgggggtcatGCTCGGGGGAAATGATATTTTAAGCGGGTCACACTGTGtgatttcatctttttttaatgatcaGCTATTTCCACGCGTTTCACAATACAAACAGCCGGTGGGGAATCGAGGCCGGGAGCTTCAGCTGCTCTGTGTTCTAAACACAAAATGGCACACTGAATATGTAATTAAACTTAATTATGAAATATTATGGGCAGGTATTTGTCTACAAACACGCATGTGAGTGGGTGTGCCCGCGGTGCGTGTGCCCGCAGTGCGCGTGATCGCCTGTCCCAGCTGTAACAGGCTCCATCTTTGGACGGGGCTGATTGGCTGGGCTGCGTCACGGCCGCCGGGTATCTGCAGGTCTAGAAGATAGTTAAAAATTGATTAGAGAGCAAATACGAGGTCCCCTCAGTGCCTGGTACAACGGTCACAAGGACGTCAGGGCAGGCGTCCTCTGAGCGCTGCGGGGATTAACTCCATTAAATCCACCGCCTTGCGCATGACCTTCCCCAACGAGCCAGCAGAGCTTGGATACGACTGCTTGATTTCTTAAGAGTCAACGTACTCCATAGCACCGTGTGGGGCTCTTTAGTATGCCCTGGGCCCCAGAGTCCGTCAATGAGCCGCTTACCTTACACCCAATAGCATAGGGACTTGTAACACAGGGGTCGGGGGCAGCTGTACATGTTTAACATGGGGGGATACTAGAGAGAGGGAGCGAGGGCACCTATATATTGGCGCATTCGAGCCGTTCTGCATGTTGGGGCCGGTGATGTTGGTCGGCCGTCCAGTGATTGCGGCTTGGTCGGCATAATACCCCCCCGCGCCGCAGCGAGCTGACATTTCGTCCGACAGACAATGTAATACGTGGGCTCCGCTCTAATAGCGTGACTGCGGCCCCACGGCGAAGCCGCGTCTGCGGAGTGGGAGCTGGAATGTCACAAATGTTAATagtgctgagctggccctggggagtttggggacaaagaatAAAGAATGGGCAGAATGTAAAGaggttttatttaacccctgcGGGGATGCAGAGTCTCTCCCGTACCCAGGAGTACGCCGCCCTACCAACAGGCAGCCATCGTTTATATCGCAGTCGCTCAGCATGGCAATCCTTCGCTAAACACACAGATACAGGAAAGTACCCGGCACTCGTGCTTCCCTTACATGCGCAATAGTTCATGTGTGTGTACGAGGCGCATGTGTGTCTGTGACAGATCTGGGTGCGGGAGTGTATATGTCTACACCACACAGTCTTTGGGAAACATGGTCCTAATTGTTTCGTGTCTGTTTTCCCCCTTTAGCACGTGAGAGCGAGGGCAAATCAGTACAGTCCTGCCGCAAGCCATGCGAGCTGGGAGTCCGAAATGCAGTTCAAAACGCTGAACCCAAAGGAGGTAGGTCTGTGCCGAGCGTCCATCATGGCGGCAGGTTGGGGAGCGAGTTGGCTGAAGCCGGCGTCTGCTGGGACGCCTTTTGCTCCGGGAAGCAGCTCGCAGGCACGTAGAGATGTTCTATCCATGCAGGTTCCCATCGCATGTCCTGGAGAGTCCAGCGTGCCGGCTGTATATCTTAGCGGAGGGCACAGCGCGACCCCAAATAAACCCATGTCAGTCCCTCCACTCCCCATGTGTAAGCGGCCCCTTATTCTGGAGTTGAGACAGTTGTACCTGGGGTAAGGGTCGCTGCAGTTGCTTATGTCAGGCGCATGCACAGACCGCATTGATAAGAGCCCAgtacaaaggttttttttattgatgctCTCCTGGGTTGTTTGGAAGCTCGGTGGGGGTGCGTTTCTCCCTTCCCCCTCCGCGTGTTCACTTATTTCTGAGCAGttgtatgattattatatttttccctTGATGTATCTCCGGCCTGTATCCGCTCAGTCGGCTGCTTCGCGTATTCGCCCTGCTGTTTAATCTTCTCCTCCGTGACATTTTAGTAACGGAGTAAACACGGAAATACAGTTTCACCGCCTGGCGTTAATTCTCACTTATAATTGTGAGACATTTCCTTTATCCAGTGTGTAAAGTGCTGGTTTATTGGAAGCCATTTTTATCGTAAAAATGAGGATGAGTTTTGGTCAATTACCTTCTAATCTCCGAACTCTCTCAAAATGAAAATCTCCAGAAAAACCGTACATTAACCAGATGGTGTTCCCTCTCCAGGACCTGGTGGACTGGGAAAGGCCGCTGCTCTGGCAGGTGGGCCACTTACGGGAGAAGTATGACGAGTGGGTCCATCAGCCGGTGAACCGACCCATCCGGCTCTTCCATTCAGACTTCGTAGAGTGGTGTTCGAAAACCTCCTGGTAACTATTTGCTGGGGTGGTCTGAGCAGGGGGCACCTGGGCAATCTCTGGCAGTATGAGCGGCCGTTCCTTCTTAGTGAGCCTCGCTCCTGTACTCATTGAGTCAGAGGGCAACATGTCAGCCCCGCACCGAAGAGCCCTAAAACAAGCCACGCCGACAGGCGAGCGCCCGTCTTCTCCTAAGGACCCTTACCTGTCCTCCCATTAGCACGGGAGAGGGCATATGTTCTAGTCCATTCATCCATAACTGGTGATTAAACAATAACATGGCGCGGGCAGCTCTCGTGCCGATATACCGGCAGCAGACGCTTAAGGGATATgaagcattaaccctttcctccccGCGTACAGGTACATCGTGCTGGCAGTGTGGGTCCCAGCGGTTGCGTACTTGGTCTGGTACTGTCTCACCGAGCTGGCCCGAGGAGAAACAAGACTCTTCTCTTCATTCACAACAGGTAATCGCCAAAGGAGCGTTCCTTCTCTAAGTGAAGGTCTCTGCTTCGGGGATGTATTTCGGGCTCACGTGACAATGTGTATTCATTTCTTTTCAGATTATTCCATTCACGTCCCAATCGTATGCTTCTTCCCTCTCTTCCTGACCGGGGTAATGGTTTGGACGCTCATGGAATATGCCATTCACAGATACGTCTTCCACATGAATCCTCCGGCCAGCAACTACTTTCTCATCACCCTGCACTTCATGCTACACGGACAGCACCACAAAGTAAGAAATCTCACTATATGATTGTGCGGAGGGATGACCTGCAGTGATTCACGGAATCCTCACTGACGGGTTCATCCAGATCCAGTCAGCCTGCTCTGCAACATTGTAGCAAATGTTCTTTAACAACCGAAGACAATGGTCATGGTCACTTACATTGAGAATGATTGTCTTATGAAACGATTGTATGCGGCCAGTGCTGGATCCTTACACTTTACTGCAGGGGCCGCGTTTGGAAGAGTAATGTGTCTTATTTCCACAGGCTCCCTTTGACAGCTCTCGGCTTGTCTTCCCCCCGGTCCCAGCGTCGTTCGTGATTGTACCGCTTTACATCATCCTGCAACGAGTGCTTCCCCCGCCGGTGGGGCTCTCTATCTTTGTGGGTGGACTATTCGGATACGTGGTGTACGACATGACGCACTACTATCTGCACTATGGTTCTCCTGCCAAAGGATCCTACCTGGCCTGGCTAAAGT
The nucleotide sequence above comes from Spea bombifrons isolate aSpeBom1 chromosome 10, aSpeBom1.2.pri, whole genome shotgun sequence. Encoded proteins:
- the FA2H gene encoding fatty acid 2-hydroxylase; the protein is MAARGVSAAELRGRCWVRRGRKVYDVSEFVKLHPGGENLLLDRTGSDIQADLEGPPHRHSGNALRWLEQYYVGQLEEDAPQEQPRRGAENQHVRARANQYSPAASHASWESEMQFKTLNPKEDLVDWERPLLWQVGHLREKYDEWVHQPVNRPIRLFHSDFVEWCSKTSWYIVLAVWVPAVAYLVWYCLTELARGETRLFSSFTTDYSIHVPIVCFFPLFLTGVMVWTLMEYAIHRYVFHMNPPASNYFLITLHFMLHGQHHKAPFDSSRLVFPPVPASFVIVPLYIILQRVLPPPVGLSIFVGGLFGYVVYDMTHYYLHYGSPAKGSYLAWLKSYHVRHHFEHQKLGFGITSTLWDRPFNTLIPEDSVKDQ